From the genome of Winogradskyella forsetii, one region includes:
- a CDS encoding DUF779 domain-containing protein, which produces MKRVEITDRAAEIVKQLKAKHGDLIFHQSGGCCDGSSPMIFEKDDMYLDESDILLGEVEGVNFYMNQDQFEYWKHTHLTVDITEGRGASFSLEIPLGLRFLIHSRLLTEEEASFFNSK; this is translated from the coding sequence ATGAAGCGAGTAGAAATTACAGATAGAGCGGCAGAAATAGTTAAGCAACTAAAAGCAAAGCACGGCGATTTAATTTTTCATCAAAGTGGAGGGTGTTGCGATGGTTCTTCACCTATGATTTTTGAAAAAGACGATATGTATTTAGATGAAAGTGATATTCTTTTAGGGGAAGTTGAAGGTGTGAATTTTTATATGAACCAAGATCAGTTTGAATATTGGAAACACACGCACTTAACCGTAGATATAACAGAAGGTCGAGGTGCGAGCTTTTCATTGGAGATTCCACTTGGACTTCGATTTTTGATTCATTCTCGGTTATTAACTGAGGAAGAAGCTTCTTTTTTTAATTCAAAATAA
- a CDS encoding aldehyde dehydrogenase family protein → MSYSKPKFKEKYSNFINGKFVPPVGGDYFENTSPIDGTLIAKYPRSQKEDVENALDAANAAKEAWGNTSAAERAALLYKVADIIEENLEEFALVETCDNGKPIRETLNADIPLAVDHWRYFAACIRAEEGSATELDENTLSMNIKEPLGVIGQIIPWNFPLLMLSWKLPPALATGNCVVLKPAEQTPSSATLLMEKIADVFPPGVLNIIHGFGPEAGKPLASSSKVDKVAFTGETTTGQLIMQYASKNLNPVTMELGGKSPNVFFNSVMDEDDAFLDKAIEGAVLFAFNQGEVCTCPSRILVQEDIYDKFMELVVARTEAIVQKSPYDVNTMVGAQASNDQYEKIQSYFKIGKDEGAKVLTGGEANKLDGDLANGYYIKPTILEGHNKMRVFQEEIFGPVVCVTKFKDEAEAIDIANDTMYGLGAGVWTRDAHQLYQMPRAIKAGRVWVNCYHAYPAHAPFGGYKKSGFGRENHLMMMSHYRQTKNMLISYDKNKLGFF, encoded by the coding sequence ATGAGCTATTCTAAGCCAAAATTTAAAGAGAAATATTCCAATTTTATAAATGGAAAATTTGTACCACCTGTTGGTGGAGATTATTTTGAAAACACATCTCCTATAGATGGAACTCTCATTGCAAAATATCCAAGATCTCAGAAGGAAGATGTAGAAAATGCGCTTGATGCAGCAAATGCTGCAAAAGAGGCTTGGGGAAATACGTCTGCTGCTGAGCGTGCTGCCCTTCTGTATAAAGTCGCGGATATTATAGAAGAGAATTTAGAAGAATTTGCATTGGTAGAAACCTGTGATAATGGGAAGCCAATTCGTGAAACCTTAAATGCAGATATACCATTAGCCGTAGATCATTGGCGTTATTTTGCAGCTTGTATTAGAGCAGAAGAAGGTAGTGCTACGGAATTGGACGAGAACACGTTGTCCATGAATATTAAGGAGCCACTTGGTGTAATTGGCCAGATTATTCCGTGGAATTTTCCCTTGTTAATGTTATCATGGAAATTGCCTCCGGCTTTAGCAACGGGTAATTGCGTGGTCTTAAAACCGGCTGAGCAAACGCCATCATCTGCAACCTTATTAATGGAAAAAATTGCTGATGTATTTCCTCCAGGTGTTCTAAATATTATTCACGGCTTCGGTCCAGAAGCAGGGAAACCGCTAGCATCAAGCTCTAAAGTGGATAAAGTGGCGTTTACGGGCGAAACCACAACAGGACAATTAATTATGCAGTATGCCTCAAAAAACCTGAATCCTGTAACCATGGAATTAGGAGGAAAGTCTCCAAATGTGTTTTTTAACAGTGTGATGGATGAAGACGATGCATTTTTGGACAAAGCTATTGAAGGCGCTGTTTTATTTGCCTTTAATCAAGGAGAAGTTTGTACGTGTCCTTCCAGGATTTTAGTGCAAGAAGATATCTATGACAAATTTATGGAACTTGTTGTGGCGAGAACAGAAGCTATCGTTCAAAAAAGCCCTTACGATGTCAATACTATGGTTGGAGCACAAGCCTCTAACGATCAATATGAAAAAATTCAATCCTATTTCAAAATTGGAAAAGATGAAGGTGCAAAGGTCTTAACAGGAGGTGAAGCGAACAAATTGGATGGCGATTTAGCCAATGGCTATTACATTAAGCCAACTATTTTGGAAGGTCATAATAAAATGCGTGTATTTCAAGAAGAGATTTTTGGACCCGTAGTTTGTGTTACTAAATTTAAGGATGAAGCTGAAGCCATAGATATTGCCAACGATACTATGTACGGTCTTGGAGCTGGCGTCTGGACACGAGATGCACATCAATTATATCAAATGCCTAGAGCTATAAAAGCAGGCCGTGTTTGGGTAAATTGCTACCATGCCTATCCAGCTCACGCACCATTTGGAGGTTATAAAAAATCTGGATTTGGTAGGGAAAACCATCTTATGATGATGAGCCATTACCGACAGACCAAAAATATGCTTATCTCTTATGACAAGAATAAGTTGGGCTTCTTTTAG
- a CDS encoding AraC family transcriptional regulator, with translation MSSLLTQHKSHRKLSTLVENRTTYNAEYAELNIYETHAFAEKVSLTFDFPIIASMLSGKKVMHLEGFEAFDFFPGESVVMPTNKEMVIDFPLATKDKPTQCLALGIDAFKIEEVVAKFNHNVAIENENNNWDLDKTTSHLINNVDVNHLIERLTYTFTNNNKSKDVLLDLMIQELIVRLLQTKAKSLIINDANTFNDTRIGTVIKFIKDNLTNKDISVDLLAKKAYMSTSHFHKQFKDTLGISPIDYINSEKIKFSKKLIKQYKNLRMSEVAYKSGFNNTSYFNRQFKKMEMMTPQQFKLSVSK, from the coding sequence ATGAGCAGTTTATTAACGCAGCATAAAAGCCACAGAAAACTATCTACTTTAGTAGAAAATAGGACAACCTATAATGCTGAATATGCAGAGCTCAATATTTATGAAACCCATGCTTTTGCAGAAAAAGTGTCTTTGACGTTCGACTTTCCTATTATTGCAAGTATGCTTTCTGGAAAAAAAGTAATGCACCTTGAGGGTTTTGAAGCTTTTGATTTTTTTCCTGGGGAATCTGTTGTGATGCCAACGAATAAAGAAATGGTTATTGATTTTCCATTGGCCACCAAAGATAAGCCTACCCAATGTCTGGCTTTGGGAATTGATGCTTTTAAGATTGAAGAAGTTGTGGCGAAGTTTAACCATAATGTCGCCATAGAAAATGAAAATAACAATTGGGACTTAGACAAAACTACATCACATCTTATAAATAACGTCGATGTTAATCATTTGATTGAAAGGCTGACTTACACCTTTACAAATAACAATAAATCTAAAGATGTGTTGCTGGATTTAATGATTCAAGAATTAATTGTACGATTACTTCAAACTAAAGCAAAATCTCTAATAATAAATGACGCCAATACTTTTAATGATACCAGAATAGGAACGGTCATCAAATTTATTAAAGATAATTTAACTAATAAAGACATCTCTGTAGATCTATTAGCAAAGAAAGCCTACATGAGTACCTCTCATTTTCACAAACAATTTAAAGACACCTTAGGCATCTCTCCTATTGATTATATTAATTCTGAAAAAATTAAGTTTTCCAAAAAGCTTATTAAACAATACAAAAACTTACGAATGTCTGAAGTAGCCTATAAATCTGGATTCAACAATACAAGTTATTTTAACAGGCAATTCAAAAAAATGGAGATGATGACGCCTCAACAGTTCAAACTTTCTGTAAGTAAATAA
- a CDS encoding sodium:solute symporter family protein produces MDVQTWTYVLVGITFTLYIGIAIWSRAGSTKEFYVAGGGVSPLANGMATAADWMSAASFISMAGIISFAGYDGAVYLMGWTGGYVLLALLLAPYLRKFGKFTVPDFIGDRYYSNTARLVGVICALIVSFTYVAGQMRGVGLVFSRFLEVDINTGVIIGMIIVLFYAVLGGMKGITYTQVAQYCVLIFAFMVPAIFISIQMTGNPIPQLGFGSTLSDGSGTYLLDKLDGLSTDLGFSEYTEGSKSTIDIFAITLALMVGTAGLPHVIVRFFTVKRVKDARKSAGLALLLIVILYSTAPAVSVFARTNMIETVSNQPYVEMPIWFKKWETTGLIAFTDKNNDGIIQYVADTSKNELVVDNDIMVLANPEIAQLPNWVIALVAAGALAAALSTAAGLLLVISSSVSHDLIKKIINPNITEKGELIAARLSAVVAVCVAGYFGINPPGFVAATVALAFGLAAASFFPAIILGIFYKKMNKEGAIAGMVVGITTMLFYMTKFKFGWFGGGEKADWWFGISPEGFGTIAMLFNFIVSITIMKFTKAPPQDVQELVENIRIPSGAGEAVDH; encoded by the coding sequence TTGGATGTTCAAACTTGGACTTATGTTTTAGTTGGCATTACGTTTACACTTTATATCGGCATTGCGATTTGGTCCAGAGCTGGTTCTACAAAAGAATTTTACGTGGCTGGCGGAGGCGTTTCTCCATTGGCCAATGGTATGGCTACGGCTGCCGATTGGATGAGTGCTGCGTCGTTTATTTCCATGGCTGGCATTATCTCCTTTGCAGGTTATGATGGTGCCGTTTATTTAATGGGTTGGACTGGTGGCTATGTACTTTTGGCATTACTCTTAGCGCCCTATTTGCGTAAGTTCGGAAAGTTTACGGTTCCAGATTTTATTGGTGATCGTTACTATTCTAACACCGCACGTTTAGTTGGCGTTATTTGTGCGCTCATCGTGTCGTTTACGTATGTCGCGGGACAAATGCGAGGTGTAGGTCTGGTGTTTTCACGGTTTTTAGAAGTTGATATTAATACTGGCGTGATTATAGGAATGATAATCGTGTTGTTTTATGCGGTTTTGGGAGGTATGAAAGGTATTACCTATACACAAGTGGCGCAATATTGTGTGCTCATATTTGCCTTTATGGTACCAGCGATTTTTATATCCATTCAAATGACAGGTAATCCGATTCCACAATTGGGATTTGGAAGTACTTTGTCTGATGGCTCAGGAACGTATTTATTGGATAAATTGGATGGATTAAGTACGGATCTTGGTTTTTCGGAATATACGGAGGGATCAAAATCTACGATAGATATTTTTGCTATCACTTTAGCTTTAATGGTCGGAACCGCAGGATTGCCACATGTCATTGTGCGATTCTTTACCGTAAAACGTGTTAAAGATGCTAGGAAATCTGCAGGATTAGCCTTATTGCTTATTGTTATTTTATATTCCACAGCACCAGCTGTTTCAGTTTTTGCGAGAACAAATATGATTGAAACTGTATCAAATCAACCGTATGTAGAAATGCCAATATGGTTTAAGAAATGGGAAACTACAGGATTAATTGCATTTACAGATAAGAATAATGACGGTATCATTCAGTATGTAGCGGATACATCTAAAAACGAATTGGTTGTAGACAATGACATTATGGTTTTGGCGAATCCAGAAATTGCCCAACTTCCCAATTGGGTTATTGCTTTGGTGGCCGCAGGCGCATTGGCAGCAGCATTATCTACTGCAGCTGGTCTGCTATTGGTTATTTCGTCATCAGTTTCTCACGATTTAATCAAGAAAATTATAAATCCTAATATTACAGAAAAAGGTGAATTAATTGCCGCACGTTTATCAGCGGTTGTTGCCGTTTGTGTGGCTGGTTATTTTGGTATTAACCCTCCAGGTTTTGTCGCAGCGACTGTGGCTTTAGCTTTTGGTTTGGCTGCAGCCTCATTCTTTCCGGCTATTATTTTAGGCATATTTTATAAAAAAATGAATAAAGAAGGTGCTATAGCTGGTATGGTTGTCGGTATAACCACCATGTTGTTTTACATGACAAAATTTAAGTTTGGCTGGTTTGGAGGTGGAGAAAAAGCCGATTGGTGGTTCGGGATTTCACCCGAAGGTTTTGGAACCATAGCAATGCTATTCAATTTTATAGTGTCAATAACGATAATGAAATTTACTAAGGCGCCTCCTCAAGATGTTCAGGAGTTGGTGGAAAATATTAGAATTCCTAGTGGCGCAGGCGAGGCTGTTGATCATTAA
- a CDS encoding DUF4212 domain-containing protein — protein MKTNNAKAYWRENIKYVLILLLIWFAVSYGAGILFKDELNTIKIGGFKLGFWFAQQGSMYVFVVLIFVYVKLMNNLDKKYGYDE, from the coding sequence ATGAAAACTAATAATGCGAAAGCCTATTGGCGCGAAAATATAAAGTACGTTTTAATTCTTCTGCTCATATGGTTTGCAGTCTCATATGGTGCAGGAATATTGTTTAAAGACGAATTAAATACCATTAAGATTGGCGGCTTTAAACTTGGTTTTTGGTTTGCGCAACAAGGATCCATGTATGTGTTTGTTGTACTTATTTTTGTTTATGTGAAGTTGATGAATAACCTAGATAAAAAATATGGTTATGATGAATAA
- a CDS encoding alanine/glycine:cation symporter family protein — MEFLNQILSDFSSLAWGLPLLVLLIGGGLYLLIRSHFLPFRYLGHAINVLRGKYDDPNDPGQISHFQALTTALSATVGMGNIAGVAVAISIGGPGAVFWMWISAVVGMSTKFFTSTLAIMYRGQDSAGEVQGGPMYFIMEGLGKSWKPLAVFFSLCGLIGALPVFNVNQLTQALNDILLIPNGVEVSLKTNLIIGVVLIGITALVILGGIKRIGSVASRLVPSMVALYFVLIIIILVAHSDVLVYYLQLIFTDAFAANYYPKDDTFLGGVLGALMLHGIKRGAFSNEAGIGTAPMAHGAAKTDEPIREGLVAMLGPAIDTLIVCTLTALAILVTGVWETTSNNGVSLTASAFADVMPNYGKYLLLICIAVFSMSSLFSYSYYGTKCMSFLFGDDKKHYYNYFYILSILIGATTSLSMMINLIDGVFALMAIPTMLATIILAPKVINELKGYTKRLKENNQDANKPS, encoded by the coding sequence ATGGAATTTTTAAACCAAATACTCAGCGATTTTTCATCTTTAGCATGGGGTTTGCCTTTGCTTGTTTTATTGATTGGAGGCGGTTTGTATTTATTGATTCGTTCCCATTTTTTACCATTTCGATATTTAGGTCATGCTATAAATGTGCTTCGAGGAAAATATGATGATCCCAATGATCCTGGTCAGATTTCCCATTTTCAGGCCTTGACAACGGCTTTGTCAGCAACGGTTGGTATGGGTAATATCGCAGGCGTTGCGGTAGCCATTTCGATTGGTGGTCCTGGAGCCGTTTTTTGGATGTGGATTAGTGCTGTGGTTGGCATGTCCACAAAATTCTTTACATCTACATTGGCAATTATGTATAGAGGTCAAGATAGTGCCGGCGAAGTTCAAGGTGGTCCAATGTATTTTATTATGGAAGGCTTAGGGAAGTCTTGGAAACCATTGGCTGTCTTTTTTAGTCTTTGTGGACTTATTGGAGCTTTGCCTGTTTTCAATGTCAATCAGTTAACTCAGGCTTTAAATGATATTTTATTAATTCCGAATGGCGTGGAAGTAAGCCTAAAAACAAATCTCATTATAGGTGTTGTTTTGATAGGTATAACAGCTTTGGTCATTTTAGGTGGCATCAAAAGGATTGGTTCTGTAGCCTCACGATTAGTGCCAAGTATGGTCGCCTTATATTTTGTGTTGATCATTATTATCTTGGTCGCACATAGCGATGTATTGGTCTATTATCTTCAATTGATTTTTACGGATGCTTTTGCCGCTAACTATTATCCAAAGGATGATACATTTTTAGGAGGTGTCTTAGGTGCGTTGATGCTTCATGGTATTAAACGTGGCGCGTTCTCAAATGAAGCTGGAATCGGTACAGCACCAATGGCGCATGGCGCTGCAAAAACAGATGAACCAATTCGTGAAGGTTTGGTGGCTATGCTTGGACCAGCCATAGATACACTAATTGTATGTACATTGACGGCTTTGGCAATTTTGGTCACTGGTGTTTGGGAAACGACTTCAAACAATGGTGTCAGTCTTACGGCTTCTGCTTTTGCAGATGTAATGCCTAATTATGGTAAGTATTTATTGCTGATTTGTATTGCGGTTTTTAGTATGAGCTCCTTGTTCTCATATTCCTATTATGGAACAAAATGCATGTCTTTTCTATTTGGTGATGATAAAAAACATTACTACAATTATTTCTATATTTTAAGTATTCTAATTGGAGCAACCACAAGTTTAAGCATGATGATTAATCTCATTGATGGTGTGTTTGCATTGATGGCCATTCCGACTATGTTGGCCACCATTATTTTAGCACCAAAAGTGATAAATGAGTTAAAAGGTTATACCAAAAGACTAAAGGAGAATAACCAAGATGCTAATAAACCATCTTAA
- a CDS encoding DEAD/DEAH box helicase: MSTFQELGLNEDLLRAITDLGFESPSEVQEKAIPILLEEDKDLVALAQTGTGKTAAFGFPMLQKIDIDSRTTQGLILSPTRELCLQITNELKLYGKYCNGLNVTAIYGGASISDQARSVKRGAQIIVATPGRMKDMIKRNMVDISKIQYAVLDEADEMLNMGFFEDITDILSHTPEDKSTWLFSATMPKEVSVIAKKFMYDPTEITVGNKNESTSNVSHEYYLVNARDRYQALKRLSDANPDIFSVIFCRTKRDTQKVAENLIEDGYSAGALHGDLSQNQRDLVMKSFRNQQIQMLVATDVAARGIDVDDITHVINYQLPDEAEIYTHRSGRTGRAGKTGISMVIVSKSEVRKIKSIERIIKKQFEKKEIPSASDIVEVQLMSLANKIHTTETNHEIDKHLESINELFVDTDKEELIKKFFSVEFNRFFNYYQKSKDLSVVESRGSDRDSERDYSKQSNDSRYFINVGSKDGFDWMKLKDFLKEQLELGRDDVFKVDVKDSFSFFNTEKSLQEKVLAFFTDFKHEGRFVNVEVSEDKGRSRGGRSGGRSRGGNDRRSGGKGRRRDDKPRGERRSSGRRSEGGGSGNRSDRRSKRSDGSGSDRSDRKFNDSRGDRRPESSGSGSDRPRRSRRRD; encoded by the coding sequence ATGAGCACATTCCAAGAACTAGGTCTTAATGAAGACCTTTTACGCGCTATTACGGATTTAGGTTTTGAAAGCCCTAGTGAAGTCCAAGAAAAAGCCATCCCAATTTTATTAGAAGAAGACAAAGACTTAGTAGCTTTGGCACAAACTGGTACTGGGAAAACCGCAGCCTTCGGATTTCCGATGTTGCAAAAAATAGATATCGATAGCAGAACCACACAAGGTCTCATCTTATCGCCTACTCGCGAACTTTGTTTACAAATTACCAACGAACTAAAGCTTTATGGTAAATACTGCAACGGTTTAAATGTGACTGCAATTTATGGTGGTGCGAGTATATCTGACCAAGCCAGATCTGTAAAACGTGGCGCACAAATTATTGTGGCGACACCTGGTCGTATGAAAGATATGATTAAACGTAACATGGTTGATATTTCTAAAATACAATATGCTGTTTTAGATGAAGCCGATGAAATGTTGAACATGGGCTTCTTTGAAGATATCACTGATATCCTATCGCATACTCCAGAAGATAAAAGCACATGGTTGTTCTCTGCAACTATGCCAAAAGAAGTATCGGTTATCGCCAAAAAATTCATGTATGATCCTACTGAAATTACGGTAGGTAACAAAAATGAAAGTACAAGCAACGTATCCCACGAGTATTATTTAGTTAATGCAAGAGATCGTTATCAAGCTTTAAAACGTTTGTCTGATGCCAATCCAGATATTTTTTCAGTGATTTTCTGTCGTACAAAACGCGATACACAAAAAGTGGCCGAAAATTTAATTGAAGATGGTTACTCTGCTGGAGCCTTACATGGCGATTTAAGTCAGAACCAACGCGATTTGGTGATGAAATCTTTTAGAAATCAGCAAATACAAATGTTGGTAGCCACAGACGTTGCTGCTCGAGGTATTGATGTTGATGATATTACGCACGTTATTAATTACCAATTACCAGATGAAGCGGAAATTTACACACACCGTTCTGGTAGAACGGGACGTGCCGGCAAAACAGGCATCTCAATGGTTATTGTTTCTAAAAGTGAAGTTAGAAAGATTAAAAGTATAGAGCGCATTATTAAAAAGCAGTTCGAAAAGAAAGAAATTCCTTCTGCCAGTGATATTGTCGAAGTGCAATTAATGTCTTTAGCCAATAAAATCCATACCACAGAAACCAACCATGAAATCGATAAGCACCTTGAAAGTATCAATGAATTATTTGTAGATACTGACAAGGAAGAATTAATCAAAAAGTTCTTTTCAGTAGAATTTAACCGTTTCTTTAACTATTATCAAAAATCAAAAGATTTAAGTGTAGTTGAGTCCCGTGGAAGTGATAGAGACAGCGAACGCGATTACAGCAAACAATCTAATGATTCACGTTACTTTATAAACGTGGGTAGCAAAGATGGTTTTGATTGGATGAAGTTAAAAGATTTCTTAAAAGAACAATTAGAATTGGGTCGTGATGACGTCTTTAAGGTTGATGTAAAAGATAGCTTTTCATTCTTTAATACTGAAAAATCCTTGCAGGAAAAAGTATTGGCATTCTTTACGGACTTTAAACATGAAGGCCGTTTTGTAAATGTTGAAGTCAGCGAAGATAAAGGCCGAAGTCGTGGTGGTCGAAGTGGCGGAAGAAGTCGTGGAGGCAACGATAGACGTTCTGGCGGTAAAGGTCGTAGAAGAGACGATAAACCAAGAGGAGAAAGACGCTCTAGTGGCCGACGCTCTGAAGGAGGCGGTAGCGGAAACAGAAGCGATAGACGCAGCAAAAGATCGGACGGTTCAGGAAGCGATCGAAGCGATAGAAAATTCAATGATTCCAGAGGCGATAGACGACCAGAATCAAGTGGATCTGGTTCGGATAGACCCAGACGATCTAGAAGAAGGGATTAA
- a CDS encoding carboxypeptidase-like regulatory domain-containing protein, giving the protein MRHLLILLLCLTTVNSYSQDSTATKTPTTVKGTLVSASTDLPLSQANIVNINQVVGTATNDEGEFEIKAKVNDTLHLSYLGYKSIRVRVTNDWLKFGDTEIQMTELALALEEVTVKQLRLTGYLEVDMEQIPITSNNRYRISGLPGQAYEAGKPNIATKVLGAIFNPADFLYNMFGRKPNEMHKLKKMKEDDEIRNQLAKRFDREMLLVLLQVTKYDLDEIVNQCNYSKDFINTANDLQILDAISECYEEYKVINRSKDRKSKKD; this is encoded by the coding sequence ATGCGCCATTTATTAATCTTATTGTTATGTTTAACTACAGTAAATAGCTATAGTCAAGACAGTACCGCCACAAAAACGCCTACCACAGTTAAAGGAACGCTAGTTAGTGCTTCAACGGATCTTCCTTTAAGTCAAGCTAATATTGTCAATATCAATCAAGTTGTCGGGACGGCAACCAACGATGAAGGTGAGTTTGAAATTAAAGCAAAAGTCAACGACACGTTACATTTATCCTATTTGGGTTATAAATCCATTAGAGTGAGAGTGACCAATGACTGGTTGAAATTTGGAGATACCGAAATACAAATGACAGAATTAGCTTTAGCACTTGAAGAAGTGACTGTAAAGCAACTTAGATTAACCGGTTATTTGGAAGTTGATATGGAGCAGATTCCAATAACTTCGAATAATCGTTACCGTATTTCTGGATTACCAGGTCAAGCCTACGAAGCTGGAAAACCTAATATTGCCACCAAAGTTTTGGGCGCTATTTTCAATCCTGCAGATTTCTTGTATAATATGTTTGGTAGGAAGCCGAACGAGATGCATAAGCTGAAGAAAATGAAGGAAGATGATGAGATTAGAAACCAATTAGCCAAGCGCTTTGATCGGGAAATGCTGCTCGTTTTACTTCAAGTGACAAAATACGATTTGGATGAAATAGTCAATCAATGCAACTATTCAAAAGACTTTATAAACACAGCAAATGATCTTCAGATTTTAGATGCCATAAGTGAATGTTATGAAGAGTACAAAGTGATCAATCGCAGTAAGGATCGAAAGAGTAAGAAGGACTAG
- a CDS encoding TrmH family RNA methyltransferase → MANLELLEYLETFLTENRTERIKKVLYKRTKHFTVATEDVYQLHNTSAVMRTCDVFGVQELNIVEEVNSKDIDREIAMGAQKWVDLNRYNSVTDCIKDLKSKGYQIVATTPHANDCELLDFDITAKSCFFFGRETEGLSQQVIDEADCFLKIPMVGFTESLNISVSAAIILQHVTSQLRKSSIKWQLTEKEIIEKRFDWIKKTLKDYDAIVDRFELEDL, encoded by the coding sequence ATGGCGAATTTGGAATTATTAGAATATTTAGAAACGTTCTTAACCGAAAACCGAACAGAACGTATTAAAAAAGTTTTATATAAACGAACTAAGCATTTCACAGTGGCTACTGAAGACGTGTACCAATTGCATAATACCAGTGCTGTTATGCGAACTTGTGATGTGTTTGGTGTTCAGGAATTGAATATTGTAGAAGAAGTCAATTCTAAAGATATCGATAGGGAAATTGCAATGGGTGCGCAAAAGTGGGTGGACTTGAATCGTTATAATTCAGTTACGGATTGTATCAAGGATTTAAAGTCAAAAGGCTACCAAATTGTGGCAACGACACCTCATGCTAATGATTGTGAGTTACTCGATTTTGATATTACAGCAAAATCCTGTTTTTTCTTTGGAAGGGAAACTGAGGGTTTGTCACAACAAGTCATCGATGAAGCGGATTGCTTTTTGAAAATCCCGATGGTAGGATTTACGGAAAGTCTCAATATTTCGGTTTCTGCGGCTATTATTCTGCAACATGTCACTTCGCAATTACGAAAATCAAGTATAAAGTGGCAATTAACCGAAAAAGAAATTATTGAAAAACGATTTGATTGGATTAAAAAAACGCTTAAGGATTATGATGCTATTGTAGATCGATTTGAACTTGAGGACCTATAA
- a CDS encoding CHRD domain-containing protein — MTKTFKLVLMLFISVALVNCSDDDDLGLLIGPTGESKIYTLGSVADPSISGTATFIENTDNSVTIELDLNGTPDGGMHPAHIHFNTAAEGGDIALTLGTVDGNTGFSSITTNTLNGGSVISYEQLLDYDGYINVHLSADDLGTLVAQGDIGQNELTDDSVTYPLATVDVAGISGTAEFTKRVNGEALATLSLVGTPDGGMHPAHIHAGSVATAPGGIIFTFNPVDGTSGMSKTNVSMLDDESAFNYDDVLSVDGYINVHLSANELGTLVAQGNAGSNI; from the coding sequence ATGACAAAGACATTCAAATTAGTTTTAATGTTATTTATTTCTGTTGCACTGGTAAATTGTAGCGACGATGATGATTTAGGACTATTAATTGGACCAACAGGTGAAAGTAAAATATATACATTGGGTTCCGTTGCCGATCCTAGTATTTCAGGAACTGCAACATTTATTGAGAACACAGATAATTCGGTTACTATTGAATTAGATCTTAATGGTACACCAGACGGAGGAATGCATCCTGCGCATATTCATTTTAATACTGCTGCCGAAGGTGGTGATATAGCCTTAACCTTAGGTACAGTTGATGGTAACACAGGTTTTAGTTCAATAACAACAAATACCTTAAATGGTGGTAGTGTTATTAGCTACGAGCAATTATTAGACTATGACGGTTATATTAATGTACACTTAAGTGCAGACGATCTGGGAACACTTGTAGCTCAAGGCGATATTGGACAAAACGAGTTAACTGATGATTCAGTTACCTATCCATTGGCCACGGTTGATGTTGCAGGTATTAGTGGTACCGCTGAATTTACAAAACGCGTTAATGGTGAAGCTTTAGCCACATTATCATTAGTGGGTACACCAGATGGTGGTATGCACCCAGCTCACATTCATGCAGGTAGTGTAGCCACTGCACCTGGCGGTATTATATTTACATTTAACCCTGTAGATGGTACAAGCGGAATGAGTAAAACGAATGTATCTATGTTAGACGACGAATCTGCATTTAATTATGACGATGTACTTTCTGTAGATGGTTATATCAATGTACATTTGAGCGCTAATGAATTGGGTACACTTGTAGCACAAGGAAATGCTGGAAGTAATATCTAA